One window of the Natronomonas marina genome contains the following:
- a CDS encoding SDR family NAD(P)-dependent oxidoreductase — protein sequence MNERFDIDGQTAIITGASQGIGKLIAEQFADEGADVVVCSRELDNVGPVADGINETDGGGRAVAVECDIRDREAVEALVETTVEEFGGLDTLVNNAGASFVAPFEDISENGWKTIVDINLHGTYHCTQVAGEYMRDDGGGSVINFSSVAGERGSPLMTHYGAAKAGVINLTRSLAYEWSAYDIRINCISPGIVATPGVEDQMGFSAEEIDRSEVRRRVGKSEEVADLTQFLASPASSYIIGENMFVRGVPQMEEDHEVGTPYRWMAE from the coding sequence ATGAACGAAAGATTCGACATAGACGGCCAGACGGCGATAATAACGGGTGCATCGCAAGGGATCGGAAAGCTAATCGCGGAACAGTTCGCCGACGAAGGCGCCGACGTGGTGGTCTGCTCGCGGGAACTGGACAACGTCGGCCCCGTCGCCGACGGGATCAACGAGACCGACGGTGGTGGGCGAGCAGTCGCGGTCGAGTGCGACATCCGCGACCGCGAGGCCGTCGAGGCGCTCGTCGAGACGACCGTCGAGGAGTTCGGCGGACTGGACACGCTCGTGAACAACGCCGGCGCGTCCTTCGTCGCCCCGTTCGAGGACATCAGCGAGAACGGCTGGAAGACCATCGTCGACATCAACCTCCACGGGACCTACCACTGCACGCAAGTGGCCGGCGAGTACATGCGCGACGACGGGGGCGGGTCGGTGATAAACTTCTCGTCGGTCGCCGGCGAACGGGGCTCGCCGCTGATGACCCACTACGGCGCCGCCAAGGCGGGCGTCATCAACCTCACCCGTTCGCTGGCCTACGAGTGGTCGGCGTACGACATCCGGATCAACTGCATCTCGCCGGGGATCGTCGCCACGCCCGGCGTCGAGGACCAGATGGGGTTCTCGGCCGAGGAGATCGACCGCTCGGAGGTTCGCCGCCGCGTCGGCAAGAGCGAGGAAGTGGCCGATCTCACCCAGTTCCTCGCCAGCCCCGCCTCCTCGTACATCATCGGCGAGAACATGTTCGTCCGGGGCGTCCCCCAGATGGAGGAGGACCACGAGGTCGGCACGCCGTACCGCTGGATGGCCGAATAG
- a CDS encoding acyl-CoA synthetase yields the protein MQELPNYDLHEQEWDSYEQLYGEFEWVIPDQFNMAEWACDRWADSDGERDAAYFEDAAGNQTTYTFSRLQTEANQLANLLSDRGVGRGDRVGVDGSPTPEVLVTHVAIQKLGAVVVPLSARFGPDGLQYRLEDSGAKAYVTGPGNIETLRTVRDDVDDLQDVFVTSGIEPAGDEISLTEAMEGASTDFETVETEATDNALIIYTSGTTGDPKGVVHTHELLLGHLPLFSAGFCNLELHEDDVFRIPTEWSWLGSLFALVMPALYYGRPVVGYHGEFDPEVEFELIEEYDVSVNILPNTILRMMAQVPDAEERFDLSSIRTIPTGGEALDQSAWEWAVEVFGDVIIQSYGQTEANMLLGNFPSLKENRPETLGLPAPGHEIRIVDPETAEPTVDTGEIGEIAVRYGDDPVCFKEYWKKPDKTAGKVKDGWLITEDLGFRDEDGYFQFKSRKDDVIISSGYRIGPDEVEDYLGGHEAVADAGVIGVPHEERSEVPKAFVVLLDGYEPSEGLRKDLQSYVKDGLAAYEYPRELEFVDELPRTSTGKLRRTDLREREGIEG from the coding sequence ATGCAAGAACTGCCGAACTACGATCTCCACGAGCAGGAGTGGGACAGCTACGAGCAGCTTTACGGGGAGTTCGAGTGGGTGATACCGGACCAGTTCAATATGGCGGAGTGGGCCTGTGACCGGTGGGCGGACTCGGACGGCGAGCGGGATGCGGCGTACTTCGAGGACGCCGCGGGCAATCAGACGACGTACACGTTCTCCAGGCTCCAGACGGAGGCCAATCAGCTTGCGAACCTCCTCTCGGACCGGGGCGTCGGTCGGGGCGACCGGGTCGGCGTCGACGGGTCCCCGACACCGGAGGTACTGGTGACCCACGTCGCCATCCAGAAACTGGGTGCGGTCGTGGTTCCCCTGAGCGCCCGGTTCGGGCCGGACGGCCTCCAGTACCGGCTCGAGGACTCCGGCGCGAAAGCCTACGTCACGGGCCCCGGAAACATCGAAACGCTCCGGACGGTCCGCGACGACGTCGACGACCTGCAGGACGTCTTCGTCACGAGCGGGATCGAGCCGGCCGGCGACGAGATATCGTTGACCGAGGCGATGGAGGGCGCTTCCACCGACTTCGAGACCGTCGAGACCGAAGCCACCGACAACGCGCTAATCATCTACACCTCGGGAACGACGGGAGATCCGAAGGGCGTCGTGCACACGCACGAACTCCTCCTCGGACACTTGCCGCTGTTCAGCGCGGGGTTCTGTAACCTCGAACTCCACGAAGACGATGTCTTCAGAATCCCGACCGAGTGGTCGTGGCTCGGGTCGCTGTTCGCACTGGTAATGCCCGCCCTCTACTACGGACGGCCGGTGGTGGGCTACCACGGCGAGTTCGATCCGGAAGTGGAGTTCGAACTCATAGAGGAGTACGACGTGTCGGTGAACATCCTCCCGAACACGATACTCCGGATGATGGCCCAGGTCCCCGATGCCGAGGAACGGTTCGACCTCTCGAGTATCCGGACTATCCCGACCGGCGGGGAGGCGCTCGACCAGAGCGCCTGGGAGTGGGCCGTCGAGGTCTTCGGCGACGTCATCATACAGAGCTACGGCCAGACGGAAGCGAACATGCTGCTCGGGAACTTCCCGAGCCTCAAGGAGAACCGCCCCGAGACGCTGGGACTTCCGGCGCCCGGCCACGAGATCCGGATCGTCGACCCCGAGACGGCCGAACCGACGGTCGACACGGGTGAAATCGGGGAGATCGCCGTCCGCTACGGGGACGATCCCGTCTGCTTCAAGGAGTACTGGAAGAAACCCGACAAGACCGCGGGGAAGGTCAAGGACGGCTGGCTGATAACCGAGGACCTCGGGTTCCGCGACGAGGACGGCTACTTCCAGTTCAAGAGCCGCAAGGACGACGTGATCATCTCCTCGGGGTACCGGATCGGCCCCGACGAGGTCGAGGACTACCTCGGCGGACACGAGGCGGTCGCGGACGCCGGCGTCATCGGCGTCCCCCACGAGGAACGGAGCGAGGTCCCGAAGGCGTTCGTCGTGCTTCTCGACGGGTACGAGCCGTCCGAGGGGCTCCGGAAGGACCTCCAGTCGTACGTCAAGGACGGGCTGGCAGCCTACGAGTACCCGCGAGAACTCGAGTTCGTCGACGAACTCCCGCGGACCAGCACGGGGAAGCTCCGACGGACGGACCTCCGGGAACGCGAGGGAATCGAGGGCTGA
- a CDS encoding TRAP transporter large permease, whose translation MVVELVLPSVLLVALILLGVPVAFSLSIAGVVGLAMTLGVDRMAGLMLTVPYSNVAFFLLATVPMFILMAEFLNESDLTEVIYEAAHKWFGNIPGGVAITTTLASGGLAALSGSSTATAATMSKIAVPEMRRFGYDDRLSFGTVSAAGTFAVMIPPSLGLIIYGIQTETSISALFIGGIVPGLLTIGSYVAVIYAWGLREPDVIGGGTVKYSWPERFRSLLTIWPALMIVLLVIGGLYLGVVTPTEAGALGAFGTFVVAVVVFGMRFEGTVKALQRTAETTTMIFMIIIGAVFFARYLTVTGVTPAIIDFVTSLPIGPLGILMFVLVIYIALGTMMDQLAILLLTLPITFPLATSLGFDPIWFGILIAKTIEIGLVTPPLGLNVYIATGPMNVDVDVGFRGALRFIVADIIVLALLIFVPELTLFLPNLAG comes from the coding sequence ATGGTAGTCGAACTGGTCCTGCCGTCGGTTCTGCTGGTGGCGCTGATACTCCTCGGCGTGCCCGTGGCGTTCTCGCTGTCCATCGCCGGCGTCGTCGGCCTCGCCATGACGCTGGGGGTCGACAGGATGGCGGGGCTGATGTTGACAGTGCCCTACAGCAACGTGGCGTTCTTCCTCCTGGCGACGGTGCCGATGTTCATCCTGATGGCGGAGTTCCTCAACGAGAGCGACCTGACCGAGGTGATCTACGAGGCGGCCCACAAGTGGTTCGGGAACATCCCCGGCGGGGTCGCGATCACGACCACCCTCGCAAGCGGCGGGCTCGCCGCGCTCTCGGGGTCGAGCACGGCGACGGCGGCCACGATGTCGAAGATCGCGGTCCCCGAGATGCGCAGGTTCGGGTACGACGACCGGCTCTCCTTCGGTACCGTCAGCGCGGCCGGCACCTTCGCCGTGATGATCCCTCCGAGCCTCGGGCTGATAATCTACGGCATCCAGACCGAGACGTCGATCAGCGCGCTGTTCATCGGGGGGATCGTCCCGGGACTGCTGACGATCGGGAGCTACGTCGCCGTCATCTACGCCTGGGGGCTCCGGGAGCCGGACGTAATCGGTGGCGGGACAGTCAAGTACTCCTGGCCCGAGCGGTTCCGATCGTTGCTGACGATCTGGCCCGCGCTGATGATCGTCCTGCTGGTGATCGGCGGCCTCTATCTCGGCGTCGTCACGCCGACAGAGGCCGGTGCGCTCGGCGCGTTCGGGACGTTCGTCGTGGCGGTGGTCGTCTTCGGGATGCGGTTCGAGGGAACCGTCAAGGCCCTCCAGCGTACGGCGGAGACGACCACGATGATCTTCATGATCATCATCGGTGCGGTGTTCTTCGCCAGATACCTGACCGTCACCGGCGTCACGCCGGCGATCATCGACTTCGTCACGTCGCTGCCCATCGGGCCGCTCGGCATCCTGATGTTCGTCCTCGTGATCTACATCGCCCTGGGGACGATGATGGACCAGCTGGCGATCCTCCTGTTGACGCTGCCCATCACCTTTCCCCTCGCGACCTCCCTGGGGTTCGATCCGATCTGGTTCGGCATCCTGATCGCCAAGACCATCGAGATCGGACTGGTGACGCCGCCGCTGGGCCTGAACGTCTACATCGCCACGGGGCCGATGAACGTCGACGTCGACGTCGGGTTCCGCGGGGCGCTCCGGTTCATCGTCGCCGACATCATCGTGCTCGCACTCCTGATCTTCGTGCCCGAACTGACGCTTTTCCTCCCGAACCTGGCCGGGTGA
- a CDS encoding TRAP transporter small permease subunit: MSGETVEEAGDEPGGYLDTAADGIERISSGIEQGFNYLALVALFLMMVTITANAVSRYLFDNPFSGIYRSTELFFMPIAVFLTASYLQKNEGNVDVNIVSTRFGDRSNRVIRIVSLLATLVIFGWISQLAAVRSWEGYLAGEVTTGVINFPTYLSWAVMSVGFALFCLRLTIQIGSDLRTLVTGGDGSGATQEEVESDVPFQTVDGTGVIENVQEAIGGEAGDADEPPERGDAATDDRGGADGGSATGSSDAGDASDEADTTPEASRTGDEDEDDGRATDGGDEW, encoded by the coding sequence ATGTCCGGTGAAACGGTCGAGGAAGCGGGCGACGAGCCGGGGGGCTACCTGGACACCGCGGCCGACGGCATCGAACGGATCTCCAGCGGGATCGAGCAGGGGTTCAACTACCTCGCACTGGTCGCGCTGTTTCTCATGATGGTGACCATCACCGCCAACGCCGTCAGCCGGTATCTGTTCGACAACCCATTCTCGGGGATCTACAGGTCGACCGAGCTGTTCTTCATGCCGATCGCGGTGTTCCTCACGGCCTCGTACCTCCAGAAGAACGAGGGCAACGTCGACGTCAACATCGTCTCGACGCGGTTCGGGGACCGCTCGAACAGGGTGATCCGGATCGTCTCCCTGCTGGCGACGCTCGTCATCTTCGGGTGGATCTCCCAACTCGCCGCCGTCCGGTCCTGGGAGGGGTACCTCGCGGGAGAGGTCACGACCGGCGTGATCAACTTCCCGACGTACCTCTCGTGGGCGGTCATGTCCGTCGGGTTCGCGCTGTTTTGCCTGCGGCTGACGATCCAGATCGGATCGGACCTCCGAACGCTGGTCACCGGGGGAGACGGTTCGGGGGCGACCCAAGAGGAGGTGGAGTCGGACGTCCCCTTCCAGACCGTCGACGGGACCGGCGTTATCGAGAACGTACAGGAGGCCATCGGGGGGGAGGCCGGTGACGCCGACGAGCCCCCGGAGCGAGGCGACGCCGCCACGGACGACCGGGGCGGGGCCGACGGGGGATCCGCGACCGGGAGTTCGGACGCCGGGGACGCGTCCGACGAGGCCGATACCACCCCGGAGGCGTCGCGTACCGGAGACGAGGACGAAGACGACGGTCGGGCGACCGACGGAGGGGACGAATGGTAG
- the dctP gene encoding TRAP transporter substrate-binding protein DctP gives MAGDGKQHVLSDRRSIVKSAGALGAVGMTGIAGCLGGNGNGGGNGNGNGGGNGNGNGGGGGSTELTVAHFLPESHHIRQEALLPWMEKVQSKADSEVTFDEKPGGQLGSPGDMLSLIKQGTADISLVSPAYLSDQIPLSGVGELPDTFFEAEVGCEAYWNLSQNQLHENEYSEQDIRVVNLSLEAPYQIVTTEPKVVQLEDWEGVNVRSPGGIMSITIEALGGTPVEIQAPEINTSWDRGTIDGTAIAEPSVTAYSLVPFANYASTNVNLASWVGLWTTSEDTFQSVPGDVQDAMLEAGAEASAEAGAAFDSMVSDLRSDFEEQGVELYEVPDEEYARWSDRMTESVDSWTSQMSDRGLPGQDLVDAWQSEIDSVRS, from the coding sequence ATGGCAGGAGATGGCAAGCAACACGTCTTGAGCGATAGGCGATCGATCGTGAAGTCGGCCGGTGCCCTCGGGGCCGTCGGCATGACGGGTATCGCCGGTTGTCTCGGCGGGAACGGCAACGGCGGCGGGAACGGCAACGGAAACGGTGGCGGGAACGGCAACGGCAATGGAGGCGGGGGCGGAAGCACGGAACTGACGGTCGCTCACTTCCTGCCGGAGTCACACCACATCCGCCAGGAGGCGCTGCTACCGTGGATGGAGAAGGTGCAGTCGAAGGCGGACTCGGAGGTCACCTTCGACGAGAAACCGGGGGGACAGCTCGGCAGCCCCGGTGACATGCTCTCGCTCATCAAGCAGGGGACCGCCGACATCAGCCTCGTGAGCCCGGCGTACCTCTCCGATCAGATCCCGCTGTCCGGGGTCGGGGAACTCCCCGACACTTTCTTCGAGGCCGAAGTCGGCTGTGAGGCGTACTGGAACCTCTCGCAGAACCAGCTCCACGAGAACGAGTACAGCGAGCAGGACATCCGGGTAGTGAACCTGAGTCTGGAGGCGCCCTACCAGATCGTGACGACGGAGCCGAAAGTCGTACAACTGGAGGACTGGGAGGGCGTCAACGTCCGTTCTCCGGGCGGGATCATGTCGATCACCATCGAGGCGCTCGGCGGGACCCCCGTCGAGATCCAGGCTCCGGAGATCAACACGAGCTGGGACCGGGGGACCATCGACGGGACCGCTATCGCGGAACCCAGCGTGACCGCGTACTCGCTGGTACCGTTCGCCAACTACGCCAGCACCAACGTGAACCTGGCCAGCTGGGTCGGGCTGTGGACCACCAGCGAGGACACCTTCCAGTCCGTCCCGGGCGACGTACAGGACGCGATGCTCGAAGCCGGCGCCGAAGCCTCCGCCGAGGCGGGTGCGGCCTTCGACAGCATGGTCTCGGACCTGCGCTCTGACTTCGAGGAACAGGGCGTGGAGCTGTACGAGGTCCCGGACGAGGAGTACGCCCGCTGGAGCGACCGGATGACGGAGTCGGTAGACTCCTGGACCTCCCAGATGAGCGACAGGGGCCTCCCGGGTCAGGACCTCGTCGACGCCTGGCAGTCCGAGATCGACTCGGTCCGTTCGTGA
- a CDS encoding acyl-CoA dehydrogenase family protein, whose product MEYTDPERGEEMAARTGEFMDEVVIPAERELPGGEPVSDAKVQELQERAREYDVYGPHLPEEYGGHGLDFRSMLPVFEQAGRSLLGPPAMRVNAPDEGNMHLLELAGTDEQKERWLRPLAEAEIRSAFSMTEPTDGGGADPKMIKTTAEKDGDEWVIDGHKWWTSQATEASLLIVMARTDPDAHPYSGTSMFLVDPDQAGVDIVRNIPHMGDSVLPMTHAEVRYDGVRVPEDAVLGELNEGFTLAQQRLGPARLTHCMRYSGMCERALNVAKAYMAEREAFGERVADKQAPRYDIADAEMQLYAVRSMVRHAARRIAAGEQARVETASCKVFGANVFQDVVDTALQVCGGHGIGKDLPIADFYENVRVLRIADGPDEVHKRTVARAAFEEIVDAEVEDIPRFGDPKRPGE is encoded by the coding sequence ATCGAGTACACGGATCCGGAACGCGGCGAGGAGATGGCAGCGCGGACGGGCGAGTTCATGGACGAGGTCGTCATCCCGGCCGAACGCGAGTTGCCGGGCGGCGAGCCGGTATCGGACGCGAAGGTACAGGAACTGCAGGAGCGAGCCAGGGAGTACGACGTCTACGGCCCCCACCTCCCCGAGGAGTACGGTGGGCACGGGCTCGACTTCCGCTCGATGCTCCCCGTCTTCGAGCAGGCGGGGCGGAGCCTGCTGGGGCCGCCGGCCATGCGTGTCAACGCACCCGACGAGGGGAACATGCACCTGCTGGAGTTGGCCGGCACGGACGAACAGAAGGAACGGTGGCTCCGTCCGCTCGCCGAGGCGGAGATACGGTCGGCGTTCTCGATGACCGAGCCGACCGACGGCGGGGGCGCCGACCCGAAGATGATCAAGACGACCGCCGAGAAGGACGGCGACGAGTGGGTCATCGACGGCCACAAGTGGTGGACCAGCCAGGCAACCGAGGCGAGCCTGCTGATCGTCATGGCCCGGACCGACCCCGACGCCCACCCCTACAGCGGCACCTCGATGTTCCTCGTCGACCCCGACCAGGCCGGCGTCGACATCGTGCGGAACATCCCACACATGGGCGATTCGGTCCTTCCGATGACCCACGCGGAGGTCCGCTACGACGGCGTCCGCGTCCCGGAAGATGCCGTGCTGGGCGAGTTGAACGAGGGCTTTACGCTCGCCCAGCAACGCCTGGGCCCGGCGCGGCTGACCCACTGTATGCGGTACTCCGGGATGTGCGAGCGGGCGCTGAACGTCGCCAAGGCGTACATGGCCGAACGGGAGGCCTTCGGCGAGCGCGTGGCCGACAAGCAGGCGCCGCGCTACGACATCGCCGACGCGGAGATGCAGCTGTACGCCGTCCGGTCGATGGTCCGCCACGCCGCCCGCCGGATCGCCGCCGGCGAGCAGGCCCGCGTCGAGACCGCCTCCTGCAAGGTCTTCGGTGCCAACGTCTTCCAGGACGTCGTCGACACCGCGCTCCAGGTGTGCGGCGGCCACGGCATCGGCAAGGACCTCCCGATCGCGGACTTCTACGAGAACGTCCGCGTGCTCCGCATCGCCGACGGCCCCGACGAGGTCCACAAACGGACCGTCGCCCGCGCCGCCTTCGAGGAGATCGTCGACGCCGAAGTCGAGGACATTCCCCGGTTCGGCGACCCGAAACGACCGGGAGAGTGA
- a CDS encoding phosphotransferase family protein yields the protein MTGDEPVDGSYLDRLVDRDRLETYLESVFGPADAFEVEHLGEGHSNETLRITWGQEEFALRRPPPGETADTAHDVLREYRVIDALQGELPVPPTVESCDDHSVVGSDFYITELLEGDVIRETEPERFAAPAHRRRIGEELIDTLTEIHTVDYEAVGLGDFGRPEGYLERQVDRMTKQIEWATERTERERTVPELEEVGRWLSANVPDSPTHTLVHGDYKLDNVMFGPGTPPELVAAFDWELSTLGDPLADLGWLFVFWRDEADPDPAIPEVVPSFTEHEGYPTRGELVDRYEERTGIAFENQAFYRTFALYKVAAACEMFYARYLEGDSDDSLYAVMDERVPAVAKRALEATDESGWSS from the coding sequence ATGACCGGCGACGAACCCGTCGACGGGAGCTACCTCGACCGGCTCGTCGACCGGGACCGCCTCGAGACGTACCTCGAGTCGGTGTTCGGCCCGGCGGACGCCTTCGAGGTGGAACACCTCGGCGAGGGCCACTCGAACGAGACCCTGCGGATCACATGGGGGCAAGAGGAGTTCGCCCTCCGCCGACCGCCGCCGGGCGAGACGGCGGACACCGCACACGACGTCCTCCGGGAGTACCGGGTTATCGACGCCCTGCAGGGCGAACTCCCGGTTCCGCCGACGGTCGAGAGCTGTGACGACCACTCCGTCGTCGGCAGCGACTTCTACATCACCGAACTCCTCGAGGGCGACGTCATCCGCGAGACCGAACCCGAACGGTTCGCGGCGCCGGCGCACCGACGCCGGATCGGCGAGGAACTGATCGACACGCTCACCGAGATCCATACCGTCGACTACGAGGCGGTCGGGCTGGGCGATTTCGGACGGCCCGAGGGGTACCTCGAACGGCAGGTCGACCGGATGACGAAGCAGATCGAGTGGGCGACCGAACGCACCGAACGGGAACGGACGGTTCCCGAACTCGAGGAGGTCGGCCGGTGGCTGTCCGCGAACGTTCCCGACTCCCCGACGCACACGCTGGTTCACGGCGACTACAAGCTCGACAACGTCATGTTCGGCCCGGGAACGCCGCCGGAACTGGTGGCGGCCTTCGACTGGGAACTCAGCACGCTCGGCGATCCGCTGGCGGATCTGGGCTGGCTGTTCGTCTTCTGGCGCGACGAGGCCGACCCCGATCCGGCCATCCCGGAGGTCGTTCCGTCGTTCACCGAACACGAGGGGTATCCGACCCGGGGCGAACTCGTCGACCGCTACGAGGAGCGGACCGGCATCGCCTTCGAAAACCAGGCGTTCTACCGGACGTTCGCCCTCTACAAGGTCGCGGCGGCGTGTGAGATGTTCTACGCCAGATACCTCGAGGGCGACAGCGACGACTCGCTGTATGCGGTCATGGACGAGCGCGTCCCGGCGGTGGCAAAGCGGGCCCTCGAGGCGACCGACGAGAGCGGGTGGTCGAGCTAG
- a CDS encoding 3-hydroxyacyl-CoA dehydrogenase/enoyl-CoA hydratase family protein has product MSVPEADDVRRVTVIGAGTMGHGIAQVSAVAGLETTIVDVEEEVLENAVEKIEGSLGQMGVEDTDAVLDRIETTTDRRAGLADADVMIEAVPENLDLKEEVFSDADDVMPEEAVLATNTSTLPITEIAEATDRPESVVGMHFSNPVQLMPIVEVIRGEETSDRIFEFAERFAERLEKTPVLVEKDVPGFVLNRINYAFWSEALRRVDEGEQEPKAIDASVRRLGFPMGPFEILDFSGLDMFLLAAREMRDHGVSVNVPDVLEELVDAGKHGMKTGEGFYEYPEPGEYSRVSIPRERRFEFNPLYMMASATNEAAWLIDNDVTTREDIDTAMQIGMNWPRGLLEFADEYGIDRIVETLEELHERTGWDQYEPHPMLERMVEDGRLGLKAGEGFYDHEFESETFDTITYERRDFAAIITLNRPSKLNAMDETSWLGLRAALEHAAEDDDVRATIIRGAGNTFSAGDDIAEMQGWETADEGSTYFDEVALPTIETLRAHPKPTIALVDGIATGAGCEMVLLCDLGVAADGSRFGQPEATIGAIPPAWLTYGITTASKKEIMELAMTGDLLSASEAADIGLVNYAVDDGQAEDVARELARSTTAAAPQSIETIKDTWVGMENELFDAWLAYAVSELTALIQTEEGRHGLAAFLEDDTPRWER; this is encoded by the coding sequence ATGAGCGTGCCAGAGGCGGACGACGTACGGAGAGTCACGGTGATCGGTGCGGGAACGATGGGACACGGCATCGCACAGGTGTCTGCCGTGGCCGGACTGGAGACCACCATCGTCGACGTCGAGGAGGAGGTCCTCGAGAACGCAGTCGAGAAGATCGAGGGGAGCCTCGGACAGATGGGCGTCGAGGACACCGACGCGGTCCTCGATCGGATCGAGACGACGACCGACCGGCGGGCCGGACTCGCCGACGCCGACGTGATGATCGAGGCCGTGCCGGAGAATCTCGACCTCAAGGAGGAGGTGTTCTCGGATGCCGACGACGTCATGCCCGAGGAGGCGGTGCTTGCGACCAACACCAGTACGCTCCCGATCACCGAGATCGCCGAGGCGACCGACCGTCCCGAGTCGGTCGTCGGGATGCACTTCTCGAACCCCGTCCAGCTGATGCCGATCGTCGAGGTGATCCGCGGCGAGGAGACGAGCGATCGGATCTTCGAGTTCGCCGAGCGGTTCGCCGAACGGCTGGAGAAGACGCCGGTCCTCGTCGAGAAGGACGTCCCCGGGTTCGTCCTGAACCGGATCAACTACGCGTTCTGGAGCGAGGCACTCCGGCGCGTCGACGAGGGCGAGCAGGAGCCGAAGGCGATCGACGCCTCCGTCAGGCGCCTCGGGTTCCCGATGGGGCCGTTCGAGATACTCGACTTCAGCGGCCTCGACATGTTCCTCCTGGCGGCGCGCGAGATGCGCGATCACGGCGTTTCGGTCAACGTTCCCGACGTCTTAGAGGAACTGGTCGACGCGGGCAAACACGGCATGAAGACGGGCGAGGGCTTCTACGAGTACCCCGAACCGGGCGAGTACTCGCGGGTGTCGATCCCCCGCGAGCGGCGCTTCGAGTTCAACCCGCTGTACATGATGGCGAGCGCCACGAACGAGGCCGCCTGGCTCATCGACAACGACGTGACCACGCGGGAGGACATCGACACGGCCATGCAGATCGGGATGAACTGGCCGCGAGGGCTCCTCGAGTTCGCCGACGAGTACGGCATCGACCGGATCGTCGAGACGCTCGAGGAGCTCCACGAGCGGACCGGATGGGACCAGTACGAGCCCCATCCGATGCTGGAGCGGATGGTCGAGGACGGGCGCCTCGGTCTGAAGGCCGGCGAGGGGTTCTACGACCACGAGTTCGAATCGGAGACGTTCGACACGATCACGTACGAACGACGGGACTTCGCGGCGATCATCACGCTGAACCGGCCGTCGAAGCTGAACGCGATGGACGAGACGAGCTGGCTGGGCCTCCGGGCGGCGCTCGAACACGCCGCCGAGGACGACGACGTGCGGGCGACCATCATCAGGGGTGCGGGCAACACCTTCTCGGCCGGCGATGACATCGCCGAGATGCAGGGCTGGGAGACCGCCGACGAGGGCTCGACCTACTTCGACGAGGTCGCCCTCCCGACGATCGAGACGCTGCGGGCCCACCCCAAACCGACGATCGCGCTCGTCGACGGCATCGCGACCGGCGCCGGGTGCGAGATGGTGCTGCTGTGTGACCTCGGCGTCGCCGCCGACGGGAGCCGGTTCGGCCAGCCCGAGGCCACGATCGGTGCCATTCCGCCGGCCTGGCTCACGTACGGCATCACGACCGCAAGCAAGAAGGAGATCATGGAACTGGCCATGACGGGCGATCTGCTGTCGGCCAGCGAGGCCGCGGACATCGGGCTGGTCAACTACGCGGTCGACGACGGACAGGCCGAAGACGTCGCCAGGGAACTGGCCCGGTCGACGACGGCCGCGGCGCCGCAGTCGATCGAGACCATCAAGGACACCTGGGTCGGCATGGAGAACGAGCTGTTCGACGCGTGGCTCGCCTACGCCGTGAGCGAACTCACGGCGCTGATCCAGACCGAGGAGGGACGACACGGGTTGGCGGCGTTCCTCGAAGACGACACGCCGCGCTGGGAGCGATAG